Proteins from one Bacteroides zhangwenhongii genomic window:
- a CDS encoding bifunctional DNA primase/helicase: MLRKEEILERTSNGLAIFKHYLPGNWRIGRNFLNPLYEDSKASCNIYFDRRSSIYKMKDFGNDSYSGDCFFLVGQLKGLDCNRAADFVEILEIIDRDLGLGLASGTPVSIPPATVHRTVSGKTEETPEKPVKPYQFREQKFPLAELVYWQQYGITPELLERYKVCSLREYHSETAEGKPYTYTSSVAEPMYGYKGKQHIKLYRPFSTPRFLYGGSFGENYCFGLEQLPAKGDTLFITGGEKDVLSLAAHGFLAICFNSETVTIPPTLVYRLTFRFKHIVLLFDMDKTGRESSCKQEKLLEEFGVKRLLLPLPGTKEEKDISDYFKAGNTREDFLKLFIEFLDNLYSDTLIMLKSCEIDFNNPPAKAQEIISAGDVPLGTQGNLFGITGGEGTGKSNYVAAIVAGCICPAGTDIDTLGIQITANGRHKAVLLYDTEQSEVQLFKNVSNLLARAKQPDKPDELKAFCLTGMSRKERLNAIVQSMDKFYYQYGGIQLVVIDGIADLVKSANDEAESVAVIDELYRLAGIYNTCILCVLHFVPNGLKLRGHLGSELQRKAATILSIEKDEEPTQSVVKALKVRDGSPLDVPLMLFAWDKKAGMHVYKGEKPREEKEKRKERELVNVARDIFGRQTRITYIDLCEQLQQVLDIKERTAKSYIRFMRERDIITKDTANQSCFVIGSYNLQRNASCP; the protein is encoded by the coding sequence ATGCTAAGGAAAGAGGAAATCTTAGAAAGAACAAGTAACGGGCTGGCGATATTCAAACACTACCTGCCCGGAAACTGGCGCATAGGTCGCAACTTCCTTAACCCGCTGTACGAGGACAGCAAGGCTTCCTGCAACATCTACTTCGACCGCCGGAGCAGCATCTACAAGATGAAAGACTTCGGCAACGACAGTTACAGCGGCGACTGTTTCTTCCTCGTGGGGCAGTTAAAGGGGCTGGACTGCAACCGGGCGGCTGACTTCGTGGAGATACTGGAAATCATCGACCGGGATTTAGGCTTGGGGCTGGCTTCCGGCACTCCTGTTTCCATTCCTCCGGCAACCGTCCACCGGACAGTATCGGGCAAAACCGAAGAAACACCCGAAAAGCCCGTCAAGCCCTACCAGTTCCGGGAACAGAAGTTCCCGCTTGCCGAACTGGTGTACTGGCAACAGTACGGCATCACGCCCGAACTGCTGGAACGTTACAAGGTCTGTTCGCTCCGGGAGTATCACAGCGAAACGGCAGAGGGCAAACCGTACACCTACACTTCATCGGTGGCAGAACCCATGTACGGCTACAAGGGCAAACAGCACATCAAGCTGTACCGCCCGTTCTCCACGCCCCGCTTCCTCTATGGCGGCAGCTTCGGCGAAAACTACTGCTTCGGGCTGGAGCAACTGCCAGCAAAAGGCGACACGCTCTTCATCACAGGCGGCGAGAAAGACGTGCTTTCGCTGGCGGCACACGGTTTTCTCGCTATCTGCTTCAACAGCGAAACGGTGACTATACCGCCCACGCTGGTATATCGGCTGACGTTCCGATTCAAGCACATCGTCCTGCTCTTTGACATGGACAAGACGGGCAGGGAAAGTTCATGCAAGCAGGAAAAACTGTTGGAAGAATTTGGAGTGAAACGCCTGCTCCTGCCGCTTCCGGGTACGAAAGAGGAAAAGGACATTTCCGACTACTTCAAAGCCGGGAACACCCGTGAAGATTTCCTGAAACTGTTTATCGAATTTTTAGACAACCTGTATAGCGACACATTGATTATGCTAAAATCGTGCGAGATAGATTTCAACAACCCGCCCGCCAAAGCGCAAGAGATTATTTCGGCGGGTGACGTTCCGTTAGGAACACAAGGCAACCTGTTCGGCATTACCGGGGGCGAGGGAACGGGCAAGAGCAATTATGTAGCCGCAATCGTGGCGGGCTGCATCTGCCCGGCTGGTACGGACATAGATACGCTGGGCATACAGATAACCGCCAACGGCAGGCACAAGGCGGTCTTGCTCTATGACACAGAACAGTCGGAAGTGCAACTGTTCAAGAATGTAAGCAACCTGCTGGCACGAGCCAAACAGCCGGACAAACCCGATGAACTGAAAGCGTTCTGCCTGACGGGTATGTCACGCAAAGAACGCCTGAACGCCATTGTGCAGAGCATGGATAAGTTCTACTACCAGTACGGCGGCATCCAGTTGGTCGTCATTGACGGCATCGCCGACCTCGTAAAGAGTGCCAACGATGAAGCGGAAAGCGTGGCGGTGATAGATGAACTCTATCGGCTGGCGGGCATCTATAACACGTGTATTCTTTGTGTGCTGCACTTCGTTCCTAACGGATTAAAGTTACGTGGGCATTTGGGTAGCGAATTGCAACGCAAGGCGGCTACTATCCTTTCAATAGAGAAAGACGAAGAACCCACGCAGTCGGTGGTAAAAGCCTTGAAAGTGCGTGACGGTAGTCCGCTGGACGTTCCGCTGATGCTCTTTGCGTGGGACAAGAAAGCCGGGATGCACGTGTACAAAGGGGAAAAGCCCCGTGAGGAAAAGGAGAAGCGCAAGGAAAGGGAACTGGTGAATGTCGCACGTGACATCTTCGGGCGGCAGACACGCATCACCTACATAGACCTTTGCGAGCAGTTGCAGCAGGTCTTGGACATCAAGGAGCGCACCGCAAAGAGCTATATCCGCTTCATGCGGGAAAGGGACATCATCACCAAAGACACGGCGAACCAAAGTTGTTTTGTCATCGGTTCATATAATCTTCAAAGGAACGCAAGCTGCCCGTAG
- a CDS encoding DUF7691 family protein: protein MSYSVYSYLTDADKVKSVYGACDNLLITQLKIALKQELDSLNYYFSDSLNTDKDAYAVLADIVNGEIRYPEIAFMYGYIYEKICNHYGTQIYRAENLWQLDSQSTFIPIPLSGDFPYIISIPVSDLESKRTEYTSLKEGNGLGDYDYEQEMDDLNFIFDEAIEEQKDLVIMVY from the coding sequence ATGAGTTACTCGGTTTATTCTTATTTGACTGATGCCGATAAGGTAAAATCCGTTTACGGGGCTTGTGATAATTTGCTGATAACCCAACTGAAAATTGCGTTAAAGCAGGAACTTGATAGTCTGAACTATTATTTTAGTGACAGTCTAAATACGGATAAAGATGCTTATGCGGTATTAGCAGACATTGTGAACGGGGAAATCCGTTATCCCGAAATTGCTTTCATGTATGGGTATATATATGAAAAGATTTGCAACCATTACGGGACACAAATCTACCGTGCGGAAAACCTTTGGCAACTGGATAGTCAAAGTACATTCATCCCTATTCCTTTGAGCGGTGATTTTCCCTATATCATCAGCATACCCGTTTCAGATTTGGAGAGCAAGCGGACGGAATACACCTCGCTGAAAGAGGGTAACGGTCTCGGAGATTATGACTATGAGCAGGAAATGGACGACCTGAATTTTATTTTCGATGAAGCCATTGAAGAGCAAAAAGACCTCGTGATTATGGTTTATTGA
- a CDS encoding PoNe immunity protein domain-containing protein: MELRDKLFTEEQYLKQLAKYTNKISGLENEISQFVNNKVEFDASIYYGRLVDYRVNSIVTKYSMGIGLECIQQDYLQTIKAMHGSWTPYGDYLKMLWLLSIGIMLEYDDNVIHELLMLIDKKEVKDRVYDVLLNYRFPERKKLADCVFDNIPYRAILEVSDLAKTDKTQAIKRLEKYLKKEWYRGHSDYYWYNDHKYGIVHDGYWSFESGALVKVLGLDDSCLKGLPYYPYDMVHWNDIK, encoded by the coding sequence ATGGAATTAAGAGATAAACTTTTTACGGAAGAACAGTATTTAAAGCAATTAGCGAAATATACAAATAAAATAAGTGGCTTAGAAAATGAAATTAGCCAATTTGTTAATAATAAAGTGGAGTTTGACGCTTCAATCTATTATGGTCGCTTAGTTGATTATAGGGTTAATTCTATTGTTACAAAGTACTCTATGGGAATAGGATTAGAATGTATTCAACAAGATTATCTTCAAACAATAAAAGCAATGCACGGGAGTTGGACACCCTACGGTGACTATTTAAAAATGCTATGGTTACTTTCGATAGGTATCATGCTGGAATATGATGATAATGTTATCCACGAACTCCTTATGCTTATAGATAAGAAAGAAGTCAAAGACCGTGTTTATGATGTTTTGCTAAATTACCGCTTCCCCGAACGGAAGAAATTGGCAGATTGTGTCTTTGACAATATACCTTATAGGGCAATATTAGAAGTGTCGGATTTGGCTAAAACAGATAAGACACAGGCAATAAAACGATTAGAGAAGTATCTAAAAAAAGAGTGGTATCGTGGACACTCCGATTATTATTGGTATAACGACCATAAATATGGTATTGTACATGACGGCTATTGGAGCTTTGAAAGCGGTGCATTGGTTAAGGTTTTGGGGCTGGATGATAGCTGTCTGAAAGGATTGCCCTATTATCCATACGATATGGTACATTGGAACGACATTAAATAA
- a CDS encoding RteC domain-containing protein, producing MPITLCFKKRHKVMGHHIKLETYFAGLLQKVEWQIQEYEDTAMDTLTLCRLCVDYLQEILSELKAFIVSYPFASPEEEIHFFKELKPLIASKIIYYNSVYKIEVRFPSGSEEVQRDYLLSETDRISKSFQRNLAFYQYHRTKATYLDGQYFMRGKPDMQIIVDSFYYETDPQFSTSYDFKVAKILANELLEIYLTNRLHELERREQRKQVKNGFMGKILHWTGTKRALVELIYALDACGCLNKGTVDIKEIVGYFEYVFDIDLGDFYHTYMELKAKTKDRTGFLSTLKDRLLMRMREQD from the coding sequence ATGCCCATAACTTTGTGCTTCAAAAAAAGGCACAAAGTTATGGGACATCATATAAAACTGGAAACATACTTTGCCGGACTGCTGCAAAAAGTAGAATGGCAGATACAGGAATACGAGGACACTGCAATGGACACGCTGACACTGTGCCGCCTGTGCGTGGACTACCTGCAAGAGATACTGAGCGAACTCAAAGCCTTTATTGTCTCCTACCCGTTTGCCAGCCCGGAAGAAGAAATACATTTCTTCAAGGAACTAAAGCCGCTGATAGCGAGCAAAATCATCTATTACAACTCTGTTTACAAGATTGAGGTGCGTTTTCCCAGCGGTAGTGAGGAAGTGCAAAGGGACTACCTGCTGTCGGAAACCGACCGGATTTCAAAGTCGTTCCAGCGGAACTTGGCGTTCTACCAGTACCACCGCACGAAAGCCACTTACTTGGACGGGCAGTATTTCATGCGTGGAAAGCCTGACATGCAAATCATTGTGGACAGTTTCTATTACGAGACAGACCCACAGTTCAGCACCAGTTACGATTTCAAGGTAGCCAAGATTTTAGCCAACGAACTGCTGGAAATATACCTCACCAACCGCCTGCACGAACTGGAACGCCGGGAACAGCGCAAACAGGTGAAGAACGGCTTCATGGGTAAGATACTGCACTGGACTGGGACAAAACGGGCGTTGGTGGAACTTATCTACGCTTTGGACGCCTGCGGCTGTCTGAACAAGGGAACGGTTGATATAAAGGAGATTGTAGGCTATTTTGAGTATGTGTTCGACATAGACCTCGGCGACTTCTACCACACCTACATGGAACTCAAAGCCAAGACCAAAGACCGAACGGGCTTCCTCTCCACCCTGAAAGACAGGCTGCTGATGCGCATGAGGGAGCAGGATTAG
- a CDS encoding DUF4099 domain-containing protein encodes MANRMTLPAEGQEKDVLLVLDKQQCKVSAVKGIDKEGNLQTVPPTHGGEFMQVDKNSDVFSNFISNFFRKFQDTSGLELFSVRASEVELHVKAIEDNHRNPTPEGNKRAEMLRVPKPDFHEFKQGYRFDPAKIDWENLKKVGITADTLKNTRDFDRVMRGYKSRNTYTVSGTVGGFYLKPTDVKLSFYQAKDGTVVPKLHGVQQDEKLLQRPFHEHDFTKQEQGNLQGTGNLGGIAQIKDPKSGEQIPVFVSRDRYTHELEYMRADKWKCPDTICNVKVSPEQKAAFEAGQAVKMENLQFRDGTRRSAYLQVSAVERGLEFLPRAAVQFLQQGQQQVAGLKDGQGVEFNGHVQSGAQGKSPDKVQPKDVTPAAESRTQVAVNTEGKTNEATKQGKEPLKQGQQKPTAKQKEKQDKAQDKSLKADKPKKSKGMKM; translated from the coding sequence ATGGCAAACAGAATGACCCTGCCCGCAGAGGGGCAGGAGAAAGACGTGCTGCTGGTCTTGGATAAACAGCAGTGCAAGGTGAGTGCCGTTAAGGGTATCGACAAGGAGGGCAATTTGCAGACCGTGCCGCCGACACACGGCGGCGAGTTCATGCAGGTGGACAAGAACAGCGATGTGTTCAGCAACTTCATTTCCAATTTCTTCCGCAAGTTCCAGGACACTTCCGGGCTGGAACTTTTCAGTGTCAGGGCTTCCGAGGTGGAGCTACACGTAAAGGCAATCGAGGACAACCACCGCAACCCTACACCGGAGGGCAACAAGCGGGCTGAAATGCTTCGAGTTCCGAAGCCCGACTTCCACGAGTTCAAGCAGGGCTACCGCTTCGACCCGGCAAAAATCGACTGGGAGAACCTGAAAAAAGTCGGCATCACCGCCGACACCCTGAAAAACACGAGGGACTTCGACCGGGTGATGCGTGGCTACAAGTCCCGCAACACCTACACCGTTTCGGGGACGGTGGGTGGCTTCTATCTCAAACCTACCGATGTCAAGCTCTCTTTCTATCAGGCTAAGGACGGTACGGTAGTACCTAAGCTGCACGGCGTGCAGCAGGACGAGAAACTGTTGCAACGCCCGTTCCATGAACACGACTTCACCAAGCAGGAACAGGGCAACTTGCAGGGTACTGGCAACTTGGGCGGCATCGCACAAATCAAAGACCCGAAAAGCGGCGAACAAATTCCCGTGTTCGTCAGCCGGGACAGGTACACGCACGAACTGGAATACATGCGGGCAGACAAGTGGAAATGCCCCGATACAATCTGTAACGTGAAAGTAAGCCCGGAACAGAAAGCCGCCTTTGAAGCCGGGCAAGCGGTCAAAATGGAAAACCTGCAATTCAGGGACGGCACACGGCGCAGTGCCTATTTGCAGGTCAGTGCGGTAGAGCGTGGCTTGGAGTTCCTGCCCCGTGCCGCCGTCCAGTTCTTGCAGCAGGGACAGCAGCAAGTAGCCGGACTAAAGGACGGGCAGGGCGTTGAGTTCAACGGTCATGTGCAGTCCGGCGCACAAGGCAAATCACCCGACAAGGTGCAGCCGAAAGACGTTACCCCCGCCGCCGAGAGCCGGACACAGGTAGCGGTCAATACAGAGGGCAAGACCAACGAAGCCACCAAGCAGGGCAAAGAGCCGTTGAAACAGGGGCAGCAAAAGCCTACCGCCAAGCAGAAAGAGAAGCAGGACAAGGCGCAAGACAAGAGCCTGAAAGCGGACAAGCCCAAGAAGTCCAAAGGAATGAAAATGTAG
- a CDS encoding helix-turn-helix domain-containing protein, giving the protein MEHRITSLLLSAPEAGLEASCKELDKKVTWLLHNSWKMDNYLELEPFSKDGRLCGCVCHTLRSLPETPTLAAYKDYKAIIILLGMSTTHYAILDELAEQHRKRDDIPELTAYCDALHWMRPGRQYLCNVYNTVCHAFHLLRRNPVKDNRLRVTEKELRHAERMLPELGRQTFIEMVRMKGYMVYDAEELAEKCGMEYGSFRRKVKQMTGYTPKQWVIKERAKDVEHYLTNTNLTLTEVAFTTGFASASNLNDFCKTYLLDTPGEIRKKAKETKKCTVIGM; this is encoded by the coding sequence ATGGAACACCGGATTACATCACTGCTGCTATCCGCTCCCGAAGCGGGGCTGGAAGCGTCCTGCAAGGAGTTGGACAAGAAAGTAACGTGGCTGCTGCACAACAGCTGGAAAATGGACAACTACTTGGAACTTGAACCGTTCAGCAAAGACGGGCGGCTGTGCGGCTGCGTGTGCCACACGCTCCGAAGCCTGCCGGAAACGCCGACACTGGCGGCATATAAGGACTACAAGGCAATCATCATCCTGCTGGGAATGTCCACCACCCATTACGCCATACTGGACGAACTGGCGGAACAGCACCGTAAACGGGACGACATACCCGAACTGACCGCCTACTGCGATGCGCTCCACTGGATGCGACCGGGGCGGCAGTACCTATGCAACGTGTACAACACCGTGTGCCACGCTTTTCACCTATTACGAAGAAACCCGGTCAAGGACAACCGACTGCGGGTGACGGAAAAGGAACTGCGCCACGCCGAACGGATGCTACCCGAACTGGGCAGGCAGACTTTCATCGAAATGGTGCGTATGAAAGGCTACATGGTATATGATGCCGAGGAACTAGCGGAAAAATGCGGCATGGAATACGGCTCGTTCCGGCGGAAGGTAAAACAAATGACAGGGTACACCCCAAAGCAATGGGTAATCAAAGAGCGGGCAAAGGACGTGGAACACTATCTGACAAATACGAACCTCACGCTTACAGAAGTGGCGTTCACCACCGGGTTTGCATCGGCATCGAACTTGAATGATTTCTGCAAGACTTACCTCTTGGACACGCCGGGCGAGATACGCAAAAAAGCAAAGGAAACAAAAAAATGCACAGTTATAGGAATGTAA
- a CDS encoding dihydrofolate reductase family protein — translation MEQIKAHIAVSLDGHTATPDYELDWMPREVKELAAREYAAASCLLMGANTYNYIFEHWGGWPHKSKRSFVVSHYDTNMTPDCGVEFLTEEPLQRVYELKQENDIQVVGGGKLLTSLIKAGLLDSLTIYTVPVMVGKGIGFIGETLGSEWKLSESRVLDNGVVCSTYLFGGSV, via the coding sequence ATGGAACAAATCAAAGCGCACATCGCCGTATCGCTGGACGGGCATACCGCCACGCCGGACTATGAACTGGACTGGATGCCCCGTGAGGTCAAGGAACTGGCGGCAAGGGAATACGCCGCCGCAAGCTGCTTGCTTATGGGGGCGAACACCTACAATTACATCTTTGAACACTGGGGCGGGTGGCCGCACAAAAGCAAGCGGTCTTTTGTGGTATCACACTACGATACCAACATGACACCGGACTGCGGCGTGGAGTTCCTGACCGAAGAACCGCTGCAAAGGGTCTATGAACTGAAACAGGAAAATGACATACAGGTGGTGGGCGGCGGCAAGCTGCTTACTTCGCTGATAAAAGCCGGACTGTTGGATAGCCTGACTATCTACACTGTCCCCGTCATGGTGGGCAAGGGTATCGGTTTCATCGGGGAAACATTAGGCTCGGAATGGAAACTGTCGGAAAGCAGGGTGCTGGATAACGGGGTGGTCTGTTCGACCTACCTGTTTGGCGGGAGCGTATAA
- a CDS encoding helix-turn-helix domain-containing protein: MGTSVAFYFSGHPNFAANQSVTIMEIITFESKAYKELDNKITAIADYIFNHAEMAKQSEEDMWVDSYEVCTFLKISEKTLQRLRVSGTIAYSNIRGRYFYKVSEIRRMLEERLIRSNKENIDNLITNHQLYAKERGNLRKNK; encoded by the coding sequence GTGGGTACATCTGTGGCGTTTTATTTTTCAGGACACCCGAACTTTGCAGCGAATCAATCAGTTACCATTATGGAAATAATAACATTCGAGTCCAAAGCCTATAAGGAATTGGACAACAAGATTACCGCTATTGCCGATTACATCTTCAATCATGCGGAAATGGCAAAGCAAAGTGAAGAAGATATGTGGGTGGACAGCTACGAGGTCTGCACGTTTCTGAAAATAAGCGAAAAGACCCTGCAACGCCTGCGGGTGTCGGGTACTATCGCCTATTCCAACATCAGGGGACGCTATTTCTACAAGGTCAGCGAGATACGCCGGATGCTGGAAGAACGCCTGATAAGGAGCAACAAAGAGAACATCGACAACCTGATAACCAACCACCAACTGTATGCTAAGGAAAGAGGAAATCTTAGAAAGAACAAGTAA
- a CDS encoding leucine-rich repeat domain-containing protein, whose translation MEVFEQLINDKKLKTLRYEKEDVDFAKIINPEKIECLEIAFCRLTSLFGIACLSNLRRISLYYCRFLQDISNIGNLQMLENITLYCLPQVEEHFNIPKLANLVALSYTKVNRIETIRGIEELPKLIYLGLSQVKVKDNDYSPILQSKSLERVFWCGSPFKVPALKELRKLRPDIVIGGNLYNEIYFAKKSKQTITSE comes from the coding sequence ATGGAAGTATTTGAACAACTGATAAATGACAAGAAATTGAAGACACTTCGATATGAAAAAGAAGATGTTGATTTCGCAAAGATTATCAATCCTGAAAAGATTGAATGCCTTGAGATTGCTTTTTGCAGGCTCACTTCATTGTTCGGAATTGCCTGTTTAAGCAATTTACGCCGAATTTCATTATATTATTGCCGATTTCTTCAAGATATATCAAATATTGGAAATTTGCAGATGCTTGAAAACATAACCCTTTATTGCTTACCTCAAGTAGAGGAACATTTTAACATCCCGAAATTGGCTAATTTAGTAGCTCTTAGCTATACAAAAGTAAATAGAATAGAAACAATTAGAGGAATTGAAGAACTTCCCAAACTTATATATTTAGGTCTAAGTCAAGTCAAAGTTAAAGACAATGATTATTCACCAATCCTACAAAGTAAATCTCTTGAAAGAGTCTTTTGGTGTGGCTCTCCATTCAAGGTTCCCGCTTTGAAAGAATTGCGGAAACTAAGACCAGATATTGTAATCGGTGGCAATTTATATAATGAAATATACTTTGCAAAGAAAAGTAAACAAACGATAACAAGTGAATGA
- a CDS encoding type IA DNA topoisomerase, whose protein sequence is MIALIAEKPSVAKDIARIIGATQKNDGYLSGNGYMVTWAFGHLIQLAMPEAYGVANFRRESLPILPPDFQLIPRQVKAEKGYKADPGVLKQLKVIKEVFEQCDKIIVATDAGREGELIHRYIYNYLGCTKPFVRLWISSLTDKAIREGLDNLQPGGCYDNLYLSAKSRSEADWLIGINATQALSVAAGQGVFSLGRVQTPTLVMICNRYLENKNFVPAKFWQLKADTASGRISFTAQSTAKWEQQPEAIAALQRVKDTGQLAVKSVERKETSQEPPLLYDLTTLQKEANTKLNFSADKTLSIAQSLYEKKVMSYPRTGSRYIPEDVFDEMPERVAMLGQYPRFAGYAAGLNGVTLNRRSVNDGKVTDHHALIVTENLPGELSKDERAVYELVAGRMLEAFSGRSVKDVTTAVLSAGDTDFTVKGSVMKEAGWRAVFSEQETGEDEETASLPPLQKGENLPISNVELLEKQTKPKPLHTESSLLAAMENAGKELEDAELKASLKDAGIGTPATRAAIIETLFTRQYIVRDKKNLVPTDKGLAVYRIVKDKKIADVEMTGMWETALSKIEAGNMDADTFRKGIEVYAAQITAELLSVQLSVAGSETCPCPKCNNGRILFYPKVAKCSNVDCTLTIFRNKCDKQLSDKQIVELVTKRKTGLIKGFKGKNGKAFDASLMLDEQFNVAFSFPEKKEKTKK, encoded by the coding sequence ATGATTGCATTGATAGCAGAGAAGCCCAGCGTGGCAAAAGACATCGCCCGCATCATCGGAGCGACACAGAAGAATGACGGTTATCTTTCCGGCAACGGGTATATGGTGACATGGGCGTTCGGCCACTTAATCCAGCTTGCCATGCCGGAAGCCTACGGCGTGGCGAACTTCCGCAGGGAGAGCCTGCCCATACTGCCGCCCGATTTCCAGCTAATCCCCCGTCAGGTGAAAGCCGAGAAAGGCTACAAGGCAGACCCCGGCGTGTTGAAACAGTTGAAAGTGATTAAAGAGGTATTCGAGCAGTGCGACAAGATTATTGTCGCCACCGATGCCGGGCGTGAGGGCGAATTGATACACCGCTATATCTATAACTATTTAGGCTGTACCAAGCCCTTTGTCCGCCTGTGGATAAGCAGCCTTACCGACAAGGCAATCCGTGAGGGGCTGGACAACTTGCAGCCGGGCGGGTGTTACGATAACCTCTACCTCTCTGCCAAGTCCCGCAGCGAAGCGGACTGGCTGATAGGCATAAACGCCACCCAAGCGTTGAGCGTGGCAGCCGGGCAGGGCGTATTCTCATTGGGTAGGGTGCAGACACCCACGCTCGTGATGATATGCAACCGCTATTTGGAAAACAAGAATTTCGTACCCGCCAAATTTTGGCAACTCAAAGCCGATACCGCCAGCGGTAGAATCAGTTTCACCGCCCAATCTACCGCCAAGTGGGAGCAGCAGCCCGAAGCCATAGCCGCCCTGCAACGGGTAAAGGATACCGGGCAGCTTGCGGTGAAGTCCGTTGAAAGGAAAGAAACCAGCCAAGAACCGCCCCTTTTGTATGACCTTACCACGCTGCAAAAGGAAGCGAACACGAAACTGAACTTTTCGGCGGACAAGACCCTTTCCATAGCGCAAAGCCTGTACGAAAAGAAAGTGATGTCATACCCCCGAACCGGGAGCCGCTATATCCCGGAGGACGTTTTCGATGAAATGCCGGAACGTGTCGCCATGCTGGGGCAGTACCCCCGCTTTGCCGGATATGCCGCCGGATTGAACGGCGTAACGCTGAACCGCCGTAGCGTGAATGACGGCAAAGTGACCGACCACCACGCCTTAATCGTGACTGAAAACCTGCCCGGTGAACTCTCCAAAGACGAACGGGCGGTTTACGAACTGGTAGCCGGGCGTATGCTGGAAGCCTTTTCGGGCAGGAGCGTGAAAGACGTAACCACCGCTGTGCTGTCTGCCGGAGATACCGACTTCACGGTGAAAGGGTCGGTGATGAAAGAAGCCGGGTGGCGTGCCGTATTCAGCGAGCAGGAAACGGGAGAGGATGAAGAAACCGCCAGCCTGCCGCCACTCCAAAAGGGCGAAAACCTGCCTATTTCCAACGTGGAACTGTTGGAGAAACAGACCAAGCCGAAACCGCTGCACACGGAAAGCAGCCTGCTTGCCGCAATGGAAAACGCAGGCAAGGAACTGGAGGATGCCGAACTGAAAGCCAGCTTGAAAGATGCCGGGATAGGTACACCCGCCACCCGTGCGGCGATTATCGAAACGCTGTTCACCCGCCAATACATCGTGCGTGATAAGAAGAACCTTGTACCCACCGACAAGGGGCTTGCCGTTTACAGGATTGTCAAGGACAAGAAGATTGCCGATGTCGAAATGACGGGTATGTGGGAAACCGCCCTTTCCAAGATAGAAGCGGGAAACATGGATGCCGACACGTTCCGAAAGGGTATCGAGGTGTACGCCGCCCAAATCACGGCGGAACTGCTTTCGGTACAATTATCTGTTGCGGGCAGTGAAACCTGTCCCTGCCCCAAATGCAATAACGGGCGCATCCTGTTCTACCCGAAAGTGGCGAAGTGTTCCAACGTGGACTGTACGCTTACCATATTCCGCAACAAGTGCGACAAGCAGCTTTCCGACAAACAGATTGTCGAGCTGGTGACGAAACGCAAGACCGGGCTAATCAAGGGCTTCAAGGGCAAGAACGGCAAGGCTTTCGATGCTTCGCTGATGCTGGACGAACAGTTCAATGTCGCCTTTTCATTTCCCGAAAAGAAAGAAAAAACGAAGAAATAG